The sequence AGATCACGAAGCGGATGTATCCGGTTTGCATCCTGGCCGCCGATGAGCGGTAAGGACAGTGAGAGGCCGAAGACCCTTTGCTGCAGCTTCTTATGGAGACGATTGCCGATTCGAACCAGGAGGCGAAGCCGCACGAAATCCAGCAACCCGTAGACCGCGTAGAGGCCCAGCATTCCGATCGTAAATCCGACAAGCGTCGGAACGCTCTGCGAAGGCAGAACGCGGTCGTAGATTTGCAGCATATAGACGGAGCCGGTCAAAGCGAGAATGTTTATGACCGCCGAGAACATACCAACGCCTACCAGCGCGGGCACGGCGTCAAGCATGGCGCCACGTAGATTGGGCGAGCGTATCCCACCGGAACTCATGGCTTGCTACCTCCGACAAGAAGTCGTCGGGTCGGCCGGTCGGTTCCGCCGGGCATGGACAAATTTTGGGTTTTCAGGAGCGTATCCCTCTTTACCTTCTAATATTACGCCCCACTAACGTACGTGGCCTTTCTTTCAAATGTAGCAAAATCGTGGCGCCAGCCCGAGAAAGCCCGAACTGGAGCATTAAATCAGGGGAAAACTGCCGTTTTAGGGTGCATTGGTGGCTGTCGAGGGTCGCGTTCCAGGCTACGGCAGCGACACCGTACCTTCCTTTCGGGAGGTGATTCGCCCCTCAGGCAAATGGCTCCCCAGCCGTTTTCACGGAGCCATTTGAGTGTGCGATGTCGTTTTTAGCGCTTCTTCGCAACAACCAGGAAATGCTGCGCCAGTTGTCCAGGAACGCGAAGAGTTCTGGACACCTTCTCGAAGGGCTCGATCAACGCTCCACAGACCCCTGGCAAGAGGTTTCCCGGCCGGGGCAGATAGCCGTAAGGTGTCATCTCCTCGACACGGAACCCCGACGCGGTCAGGAGTTCCTTGAACGCCGTTGTGCTCAGCGTGTGGCGAATTGTGCGTCCAGACAACCGGTTGAGCAGCCTGCAAACCAGGCCGATGGGTGAAGTCGCGTTCATATGAACATTGCACACAAGTCGCCCGCCGTCCTTCAGATGCTCATTTATCGCCTTCAGCGCATCCGACTTCAGTTGATCCTCTGCGTTCAGGAAGAAGCGAAATGCCGTTACGACGTCGAAGGTCTCGCCGAGAGGCTCCCTCGTCATATCGATGTGACGCAGTCTCACATTGGGTGGAACTTGCGCGCAGTCGAGCATGGGTCTGGAAATGTCGGCGCCCACCACCTCGCCGAAGAGCCCGGCCGCCACGTTGGCGATGCGACCTGTTCCGCATGCGAAATCGAGGCACTTTCGGCCGGCTCCCCCATTGGGCGAAGAACGTCCAGGATCAGCGGCTTTTCGATTTTCTCCCAAAGCGCGCCATAATAGCCGGACTCGTGTGTTTTGTTGTAATGCGCGCCGTAGCCTGGCGCGCAATGGCTGGCCCTGTAGTCGTTCGACGCTCGGTCGCCTTGTGGGTGGGCCTGCTGGCTGGACGTCAGCTCCTGCCAAACTCGGGACTTACCGGTCTGAGGCCTGGCCCGCGGAATCCGCGCTGCTGAAGGCGTATCGAAAGCATAATTTGCCGACTGAGCCATTTGAGCCGCGTTCGTCGACGGCGCCGGCTTCACCCCTTGCTTGGAATTGAGCCTCACCTGTATCTCCCGTTACATTGTGTTCGACTGCCCGATCGAACAGTGAGCTCCCCAAGCCCATTTTATCGGACTGCTACCGAGGCGGCCTATTGGATCGCCGCGCTTTGCAGATCACTGTTGAACCGGGCTTCGACGGTATCCCCCGGCATCACAACGGTATCTTCGTCAGCCGACAGCTTGCGCCACTCATCACCTATCTTGCGGACGATCGTGACCTGAGCCTGGATCGTTTCGCCGGCAATCGGCAATGGCTGAGTGGATGCGCCGGTCGGTTGCAGCTTCTCGCTGGCGGCGTGGAGTTTGGCGGTGACATCCCCCAGCCGCGCGTTGGTGTCCTTCAGATCCGTCAGCAAGACAATCTTCCTCTGATTGTCATTGCGTTCGTGCTGCCTGACATAATCCTCCTGCTGGCGCCGCGCTCTCATGAGCTCGACCGTGGTTTGCAGCGCACCGCTCGACGACAGAAGCAAGGCGCGCCTGACATCGGCGAGCCGATTGTTGGTCAGATTGCCTGCGTCAAACGCCTTGGTTACTTTCGCTAGGTCTTCCTGATCCGCCTTCACGCTCTCGGCCTCGACCTGTTCTCGCTTCTGCAGAACCTCGATCTGATCGGCCGCATCCTTCTCGCCCTTCTCAAGAAAAGCCTGCTCCTGCTGGAAATCGCTCAGCGCAATCTTCAGCGCGTCCGCTTCAGCCTGGGCGATCGCGGCGCCGACGCTGGGCGACAGAGGTGACCCTTGTGGTGTCTGCTTGTCGAAATCCGCCTGGCCCTGAAGTTCGGCGCGGATACGGGCGGCGTGAAAATAGTCTTTGGTGTAATCCCCCCAAAGTGTTTCGTAATCGCGCCTGAGATCAACCGGATCGGGCCCGGTCTGGCCTGCTCGTGACCGCAAAAGGCTGAAGCCGCCGGAGACGGCAAGCGCCTGCCGCACGGTCATGAGCGGACGATAGGCCTGTTGTCCCGGGGTAAGCACGTCGCCCATCACATAGATCGGACGATACTCCGCGATGATGGCAGTCACGTCGTCCGGCTTGACGACAACCATCTGCTCGCGTCCATCGGGCAGACGCACATGAAAGATCTTGGTCGGTAAAAGCGTTTGCATGCGCGTCTGCAATTGAGACGCCGTCAAGCCTGCGACCATGATCATCCCGACTGCGGGAAGGGCGATATTGCCGTCCATCTGGACCACCGCGCGCTGCGTTCGCTCCGGGATCGGCGCTATCCCAATCTCGACGGTATCGCCAGGTGACAGTTGATAGGGCTCGGCGTCGCCTGCGATGGCCATCGATGTCAGGGACATCACGGCAGCCGCGGCAAGAATGGTTCGTTTAGTGAAGGCCATTTGCGACAATCTCCTTCTGGTTCGACACCGGCTCCCAAGGCCAATCAACACGAGCAACGAAATCGTACACCGGGCCGCCGGGCACGCCCCAATTGCTCGACCAGACCACCTGTGAGCCATCGGGAGACGGCGAGGCATGCGTCTCGCTCCAGTAGTCGAAGTGCGCGTTTTGCGTGTCCACGATACGGCGGACCTCTCCGCTGCCGTCCAAACGCAGCGCAATGACCTGCTGCGCGTAGGGCGCCCAATCCGGATGCTGCGATATCTCGGCTGGTGTCCCGCCATAGCTCAGAAACACCCAGCCCGGCCTGTCCAGGGACCTGAGCGACGCATGCATGGCCTCGCCATATTTCATCAGCGAGGTGACCTTGCCGTCGGCTAACCGGCGTTTGATCACCTGATATTTGTCGGGATCCGATTTGCTGATCCCGACATAGATTTCGCTGCCGTCGGCATCGACCGTCATGTCGCCGTGACCGGGCCGGTGGTGCTCCATCCACTTCTGGCGCAAGACGCCATCGATGGAAAAGACGAAGCTCGGCTCATTGCCGTCCGGCAATGCCTGTGAGCACACAATGTTGATGCCGAGCGGGGAGATCGAGCAGGAGCCGGTGGTTCCTGGAAGCTGGGCAAGATCGATATCCGGGAATTTCTGCCTCAGCTTGAGGTCGTAGCCAAAGACCACCGATTTGCCATCATTGCGCTTTGCACGCACCGCAATGCGGTTGCCGTCGCGGCTCGGATTGCCTTTGTAGGGCCCGAACTTGAGATCGCTATAGGCTGCCGAGGTGAACACGATGTCTTCGTGATCGGTGCGTGGCGCCCAGGTCGAAATCTGCCGGCCAGCAACGCAGATCATCAGCTCGGGATCCCTGGGATGCCATTCGCATTCGGTCGAGCGGTTGCGGTGGAACAATGGAACGTAGCTGTGCCCGTCGAGAAAGCACATGCCACCGCAACCATTGACGATCAGGAGAAGGCTCTGGTCAGCATTCCAGGCCTGTGCGCTCGAGTAACGGTGGGTGCAGTATTTCTTCCCGCAGACACCCGCGAGACCAAGAATTCCGGGTTCGGTGATCCGCACGAGAATCATGCCGGACCATGGATCCGTCGTTTCGCGCAGATAGCCCGGCAGGTTTCTTGCCGCCTGTGCGGGCGACGGTTGCGATGCGCTGCTTTCGCGACCACCGGCCATGTAGATATTCAGGAACATGGCGCCGGCAATCAGCAGCAGCGCCGATATATGCCGGCGGAGCCGGGTCATGTCATGTAACCCATTTCGCGCCTCACCCGGCCTTCACTAAGGCGCGCGCGCCACCATGCGATCGTTTGCGCCAGCCCGTCGCGCAGGCTGGTCTGCGCCCGCCATCCAGTCTCGCCTTCAAACCGCGAGGAATCGGCGAGCAAGGCGCGAACTTCCGAATTTTGCGGCCGCAAACGGCTTTCGTCTCGATGGATCGGTTTTTTGGAACCGCTCAATTCGAGGACAAGGTCCAAGACGTCGGAGACGGTCACGGCGCGTTGGCTGCCGGCATTGTACGCATGGCCGAATTCAAGCCGGGCCAGGCCCGCAGTCAGGAACGCTGCCGCAGTGTCTTCCACAAAGGTCAGGTCACGGATCGGGCTTGTATCGCCGACCATGATCGACGGGCAATTCGGGTCGAGGGCCTGCCGGATGATGGTCGGCACGATGGCGCGCTCACTCTGGCGCGGACCATAAGTGTTGAAGGGCCGCATGATGACCACAGGGACATCGAACGACCTGGCGTAGGACTCCGCCATCATGTCGGCGCCGATCTTGGACGCCGAATAGGGTGACTGTCCCTGCAGCGGATGCGTTTCGCGGATGGGCATGGTCTGGGCGGTTCCATAAACCTCGCTTGTGGAGGTATGCACCACCCGCTCCGTCTCCCATTGACGTGCCGCTTCAAGCACGTTCACCGTGCCCAGGACGTTGGTTTCCACATAGGACTGGGCAGCCGCGTAGGAATATGGAATCGCGATCAGCGCAGCCAGATGAAACACAACGGCCTGGCCGCGCATGACCCGGTTCAGGAACGCGCTGTCGCGGACGTCGCCGCGGACAAGCTTCAGCCGGCTCCGGATGTTGTCGGGCAAATCATCCAGCCATCCATGGCTGTCGAAGGAATTGTAGAGCGCCAGAGCCGTGACATCCGCTCCATTGCGGACGAGCGCTTCGGTGAGATGCGAACCGATAAATCCATCCGCGCCCGTCACCAGAACTTTCTTGCCGTTGTAGCTCATGACTGCGCATTCCCTTGGCTGACTGGAGCGCTTCCTTTTGGGGTTCATACATTGATCGGCTGTGATGGAACCCAGCCGACAACCGCCAGGAAGCCGCGCACCATCCACACGATGTCGGAGGCGATGGTGCGCTGTGGATAGTAGGAGAGGTCGAGTCTGGCTTTGGCGGGGAACATAACCTCCCGGTAAAACAGGATCGGATCCGCGGATCGGGGAAAGAAATGCGCCTCGTGCCGGAAGAGAACCTGGGTTGGCCCCAGCAGGCCGGGCTTGTATTGCAGGACGGCCTCGAGGCCACCCCGGAAACAATCGGCGAAAGCCAGGCTCTCGGGTCGCGGCCCGACGATCGCCATCTCGCCTTTGAGGACGTTCCACAGCTGCGGCAGTTCGTCGAACTTCGTTGCGGCGAGGAATCGGCCCACCGTCGTCATGCGGCTGTCGCCCACGACGGTCAGCGCGAGGCCTTGAGAGCCGCAGTTCACACCGAACTTGCGAAATTTGTACATGCGGAAGGGTCGGCCACCAGCGCCCATACGGGTCTGTGCGAACAAGATCGAGCCTCCGCCTTCGAACAGCAGCGCTCCGGCGATCAGCAGCATCAATGGTGCGAATAGGACGGCCGCGACGCCCGCGACCACGAGATCGATCGAACGTCTCGCCAGCCCGTGTACGGGCCTTGAGACGACGCGCCGATGCACGGAAAGATCTAATGCATTCATGCGGCAGTTCCTGTTTGGGCGCCGCCGTTGAGCGCGGCTGCGAGTGCAGACACAACCGCTTCGGCGACAGGTGAAGTGATCTGGGGATGCAGTGGAATTGTCAGCTCTCGCTGCGCAAAGTCCTCTGTCCGCGGCAAAGTGATGCCGGGGTAACGCTCGCGATAGAACGTCATCTGGTGCACCGGCGGATAATGAATCGTGGTCTGTATCCCCTGCGTCCGCAGTTCGTCGATAACGTCCTGCCGCCTCGCGTAGCGCGGCAGGAGGACCGGCATGATGTGGTAAGCCGACGTCCGGGGTTCGCTGAATGGAATGGTCACGGCCGGGCAATGTTCTGCGATGAGGCGCCGGTAGAGGACGGCCAGGATGCGCCTGATTTCGTTCCACTCTTGCAGGTTCTGCAGCTGAACCAGCCCAATCGCCGCCCGCATCTCGTCCATGCGGTAGTTGAACCCGAGCATCGTGACATCATATTGCGGGGTACGACTGTTCAGCCGCTGATGTGTCCCGCTGGTCATCCCGTGCCCACGGGCCTGGCGAACCCTGTCGAGGAGATCGGGGTCGCGGGCGATCACCGCGCCCCCTTCCGCCGTTGTCATGTTCTTGTTGCCATAGAAGCTGAAAGCAGCCGCGGTGCCGAACGTCCCCACTTCCCTGAGGCCGGGCGCATGCGCGGCATCCTCGATGATATGCAGTCCTCTAACCCGGGCGAACCGCTGCCATTGTTCCCGATTGGCGAGATAGCCCGCGAAGTGAACGAGAATGACCGCCTTGGTGCGTGGCGTGCACCGCGCTTCTGCTTCCGCAAGCGACATCAACGGCACGTCGACCGATTCGATGTCGACAAAGATCGGAGTCGCCCCGACATAGAGCACCGCATTCGCGGTCGCCACGAACGTCAGTGACGGAACCAGCACTTCGTCGCCAGGGCCTATTCCCAGTGCATGCAGGATAAGATGAAGCGCCGCGGTGCAGGAACCAACCGCAACGCAATCCTGCGCGCCATGCATGGTGGCAAAGGTCTGCTCGAACTCTCGTACCCTATCCCCCATGGTAAGCCAGCCGCTGTCAATCACCTTGGACAGGGCCACCTTCTCCGGCACGCCTAGTATCGGGGCGCTCACCAAGAGCATCTTGACCTCCTGAACTCGTTATTTGCGGGTTTTCATGCGGCCGCGGCTGCGACCTCGATCGAGGTCGACTGCTCTTCCCAGGCAATCGCTTGCGCATTCTGGAAGTCATCAACGCGACCGATGTCGAGCCAGAGACCATCATGCTTGTACACGTGCACGGTCGTGCCGCCCTGCATCATCTGCAGCATCAGGTCGTCGAACCCAAATGGGATGCCGGAAGGAATGAACCGCAGGACATCCGGGTTCATGCAGTAAATCCCCATGCTGACGAGATGGGAAAGCGTCGGCTTTTCCCGAAAGAGCTGAACGGCATTGTCGATCTCGTCGATGACGCCGAAGTCCATCTTGATATGGCGGCAGGCCGTGGCGATCGTAACCGGATCCTTGTGCATGCGGTGCGCGGCCACGAACCGGCTGAGGCTCAGATCGGTAAGAACATCGCCGTTGAGCACCACAAATGTTTCGTTCAGTTCATCCCTGATCAGAGAGAGAGGCCCGATGGTGCCCAGTGGCTCCATTTCCTGGGTGTATCTGATCTTCAAATTCCATTGCGATCCGTCGCCGCAGACGCTGCGGATCAAGTGCCCGAGATACCCGGTCGTGATATAGACCTCTTCGATACCGTTGCGCCGCAGCCACTTCAGAAGCAGCTCAAGAACGGGCCGGGCCCCTATCGGCATCAAGGGTTTCGGCAGGACCGACGTGAAAGGCCGAAGGCGCGTACCCATCCCACCACATTGAATCACCGCTTTCATCCGATCCTCCCGAGTTTATTCAGCCCGAACATCATCGTTGCGAATGGAGTGCTCGCAGGGTCGCCCACGAGCCAATCCGAACACCTCATCATGAATGGTATGATCACTCTGAATGGGTGTCGTCGTGCATTCGAATGGTAACGATCCCAAGCGTTTCCGGTATTAAATAGCCGCAGGATCAAGGACAGACCCAAGCGCTTTGGACCTGATCATGAGACCAATGAAACCGAATCAGTCTTGCGATCAAAAAACAATGATTTGCCCAGTGCCGAAGCCGGGCCGCGCGCCTCTGGCGAAGGCAGGTGCCGCATCAAAACACTGTGCGGCACACTGGTTTTGGACACTGGAAACGGAAACTCGGCATCGTTCGGCGGGCAGGTACCGCACGCCAGCGTTAAAAAAACTAATAGAAGATCGTCGCAAATTAGTATTACATTAGCCATGTGTGATGTGCGTGGATGGGGACGCTGCGGACTTCACTGTGATGGGATGACCAGTGGTTGGACACGATTCTAGGATCGCCGCGGTTCCGTCCATCACACAGGAATGGGAGGTTCCAACGGGTTTTCTCGTCGGGAACCGGGTAACGCGTTGGGGTGGTTCAATGTATCGGATCGTCATTGCCGATGATCACGGCTTGTATCGGCGTGGCCTCCGGCTGGCACTTATGGCTGGAATTCCAGGTGCCGAGATATTCGAGGCTGCGTGTTTCGATGCTGTGGTCAATCTTCTGGAGGAGCAGGCATCCATCGATCTTGCGATCCTCGACCTGAACATGCCTGGGCTGTTTGATCAGCAAGTGCTCAGCGAGGTTCTCTCCGCCTATCCTGGCACACGCTTTGCGATCGTTTCCGGGGACGATTCCCGCTCGGAGATTCTGACGGCTCTTTCGATCGGGCTCCATGGTTACATCGTCAAATCGCAGAAAGACGAGGAAGTCGTGCTGGCGGTAAATGAGATCCTCGCGGGTCGGATCTATGTACCAGCACTCCTGTCTCGGACGTCTGGGGACCAGAGATCGTATGCCGCCCTGCCCTCGGCGAAAAATCCAATCCGTCGACGCGTGGGCTCGAGCGATCTCGGCAGGCTGACGTCGAGGCAGAAGGACGTCCTCAAGCTGATGGCGGAGGGGTACTCGAACAAGGAGATCGCCCGCAATCTGGATATTGCCGAAGCGACAACCAAAATCCATGCCGCTGCCATTCTGCGCGAGCTCGGGGTACGGAACCGGACTGAAGCAGCTGTTTTGCTGCAAACCTGGCAGTCGAGAAATGTGAGCTGATTTATGCCACCCGAAGCTGGTAGCGGTTTGGACCGGCATGTAGAGGGTAGACCTGCGAGACCGACGCGCTTTGGTCTTTGTTACGGATGCAAGTTTCCCGGATCCGAGGTCGTTTTGCAGCGACATCCACTATAATTCAATTTCCTTCCGCGATAACCGCAAGGAATATCGCAGTCCGTGCTCCGATATTTCCAGTTTCGGGGAGTGACCGACTAGCGGCGTGCCGTCCACGCCGATTATCATGGACCCGAAACCGTGGCGCACGACCTTTGAGTTCTTCCGCCGTCCCGATTCCACCCAATCGAACACGAGGTCGTCGCCTGCGCCGTCGGATGCGAATTGCCACTTAACTTCGACCTTGCCTTGTGAGTCACCCAGCGCACCGTGTTTCACGGAGTTTGTCGTCAGCTCGTGAAGGATCATCGCAAAGCTCTCGGCGGCGCCACTTGGCACTGTGAGGGCGGGGCCACTGATCGTTATGTCCCGTGTCTCCTTGAAAGGCTGCAACTCCTGGGCCACGAGGTCGTGGAGCATCCCGGACAGGCTGGTATGACGAGACAGCAGCAGATGCGTCGCTTCCAGCGTTCGAATCCGATCGACCAGCATCTCCTTGTATTTGGCAACGTCGTTCTCGGGAACATTGATCATGTTCACCAAGGCCGTGATCACCGGGAACAAGTTGCTGAACCGATGGCGCTCTTCGAGCATGATGCGCTCGCGCTTCTTCACGGCGGCGCGAAGAAGCGTGGTTTGTCGACGCTCGGTCAGATCGGCCGCGATCCCGATGCGGATCGCACGATCGCCGTGTTCTTCCTGCCGTCCGCGCAGAGCAACCCAGCGTATGTGACCATCCATCCGCCTGACACGAATCTCGATGTCGTAGTTCACCGCCGACGAGGGTTTTGCCGAGGCAGCCAACTTCGGCCAGTCGGCTGGATGGATGACGGTCGAGAGTTCTTCCAAGCGGCGGACGGGCGTCGGCGGCAGACCGAGAATGTCCCAGAACTTGCCGGAGCCCTCGACCGTCCCTTCCTTGAGATCTATTCGCCACGTACCCAGGCGTCCGGCAGACAGAGCGAGATCAAGCCATTCCTTCTGAGCCCGGAGGGCCTCGCGTGCGGCTCGTCGCTCGGAAATATCGTCGATCACCACGAACACGCTCTCGGTGGATGCCTCGTCAGGCCGCGATGAAGACAGGGACAGACGAGCCCA is a genomic window of Mesorhizobium huakuii containing:
- a CDS encoding LuxR C-terminal-related transcriptional regulator — its product is MYRIVIADDHGLYRRGLRLALMAGIPGAEIFEAACFDAVVNLLEEQASIDLAILDLNMPGLFDQQVLSEVLSAYPGTRFAIVSGDDSRSEILTALSIGLHGYIVKSQKDEEVVLAVNEILAGRIYVPALLSRTSGDQRSYAALPSAKNPIRRRVGSSDLGRLTSRQKDVLKLMAEGYSNKEIARNLDIAEATTKIHAAAILRELGVRNRTEAAVLLQTWQSRNVS
- a CDS encoding DegT/DnrJ/EryC1/StrS family aminotransferase, whose amino-acid sequence is MLLVSAPILGVPEKVALSKVIDSGWLTMGDRVREFEQTFATMHGAQDCVAVGSCTAALHLILHALGIGPGDEVLVPSLTFVATANAVLYVGATPIFVDIESVDVPLMSLAEAEARCTPRTKAVILVHFAGYLANREQWQRFARVRGLHIIEDAAHAPGLREVGTFGTAAAFSFYGNKNMTTAEGGAVIARDPDLLDRVRQARGHGMTSGTHQRLNSRTPQYDVTMLGFNYRMDEMRAAIGLVQLQNLQEWNEIRRILAVLYRRLIAEHCPAVTIPFSEPRTSAYHIMPVLLPRYARRQDVIDELRTQGIQTTIHYPPVHQMTFYRERYPGITLPRTEDFAQRELTIPLHPQITSPVAEAVVSALAAALNGGAQTGTAA
- a CDS encoding class I SAM-dependent methyltransferase gives rise to the protein MAGADVQPAGPPTRRPSVERLQGQPLRARLRRALQQNTRVRLLWRALGENRKAADPGRSSPNGGAGRKCLDFACGTGRIANVAAGLFGEVVGADISRPMLDCAQVPPNVRLRHIDMTREPLGETFDVVTAFRFFLNAEDQLKSDALKAINEHLKDGGRLVCNVHMNATSPIGLVCRLLNRLSGRTIRHTLSTTAFKELLTASGFRVEEMTPYGYLPRPGNLLPGVCGALIEPFEKVSRTLRVPGQLAQHFLVVAKKR
- a CDS encoding NAD-dependent epimerase/dehydratase family protein — encoded protein: MSYNGKKVLVTGADGFIGSHLTEALVRNGADVTALALYNSFDSHGWLDDLPDNIRSRLKLVRGDVRDSAFLNRVMRGQAVVFHLAALIAIPYSYAAAQSYVETNVLGTVNVLEAARQWETERVVHTSTSEVYGTAQTMPIRETHPLQGQSPYSASKIGADMMAESYARSFDVPVVIMRPFNTYGPRQSERAIVPTIIRQALDPNCPSIMVGDTSPIRDLTFVEDTAAAFLTAGLARLEFGHAYNAGSQRAVTVSDVLDLVLELSGSKKPIHRDESRLRPQNSEVRALLADSSRFEGETGWRAQTSLRDGLAQTIAWWRARLSEGRVRREMGYMT
- a CDS encoding nucleotidyltransferase family protein encodes the protein MKAVIQCGGMGTRLRPFTSVLPKPLMPIGARPVLELLLKWLRRNGIEEVYITTGYLGHLIRSVCGDGSQWNLKIRYTQEMEPLGTIGPLSLIRDELNETFVVLNGDVLTDLSLSRFVAAHRMHKDPVTIATACRHIKMDFGVIDEIDNAVQLFREKPTLSHLVSMGIYCMNPDVLRFIPSGIPFGFDDLMLQMMQGGTTVHVYKHDGLWLDIGRVDDFQNAQAIAWEEQSTSIEVAAAAA
- a CDS encoding sensor histidine kinase, translating into MRGLLKDLDNGASSSAADIRLLRKDGKAFWARLSLSSSRPDEASTESVFVVIDDISERRAAREALRAQKEWLDLALSAGRLGTWRIDLKEGTVEGSGKFWDILGLPPTPVRRLEELSTVIHPADWPKLAASAKPSSAVNYDIEIRVRRMDGHIRWVALRGRQEEHGDRAIRIGIAADLTERRQTTLLRAAVKKRERIMLEERHRFSNLFPVITALVNMINVPENDVAKYKEMLVDRIRTLEATHLLLSRHTSLSGMLHDLVAQELQPFKETRDITISGPALTVPSGAAESFAMILHELTTNSVKHGALGDSQGKVEVKWQFASDGAGDDLVFDWVESGRRKNSKVVRHGFGSMIIGVDGTPLVGHSPKLEISEHGLRYSLRLSRKEIEL
- a CDS encoding polysaccharide biosynthesis/export family protein yields the protein MAFTKRTILAAAAVMSLTSMAIAGDAEPYQLSPGDTVEIGIAPIPERTQRAVVQMDGNIALPAVGMIMVAGLTASQLQTRMQTLLPTKIFHVRLPDGREQMVVVKPDDVTAIIAEYRPIYVMGDVLTPGQQAYRPLMTVRQALAVSGGFSLLRSRAGQTGPDPVDLRRDYETLWGDYTKDYFHAARIRAELQGQADFDKQTPQGSPLSPSVGAAIAQAEADALKIALSDFQQEQAFLEKGEKDAADQIEVLQKREQVEAESVKADQEDLAKVTKAFDAGNLTNNRLADVRRALLLSSSGALQTTVELMRARRQQEDYVRQHERNDNQRKIVLLTDLKDTNARLGDVTAKLHAASEKLQPTGASTQPLPIAGETIQAQVTIVRKIGDEWRKLSADEDTVVMPGDTVEARFNSDLQSAAIQ
- a CDS encoding sugar transferase, with translation MLLIAGALLFEGGGSILFAQTRMGAGGRPFRMYKFRKFGVNCGSQGLALTVVGDSRMTTVGRFLAATKFDELPQLWNVLKGEMAIVGPRPESLAFADCFRGGLEAVLQYKPGLLGPTQVLFRHEAHFFPRSADPILFYREVMFPAKARLDLSYYPQRTIASDIVWMVRGFLAVVGWVPSQPINV